One window of the Kiloniellales bacterium genome contains the following:
- a CDS encoding GNAT family N-acetyltransferase, translated as MTRIETERLLLDPYVPEHLEAAVTLYGDPEVTRHTKLGCLDRVQAKEVFAGHLANWAREGRGLYALSLKSTGDFVGECGFFSMSERPEPFLRYALLRRYWGRGLAREAIAAVLDQGFDRFALGAVMSVVEERNAASHRIMRALGFRLDHDRVAAKGRIFVYALAAGDWAAGRAERNE; from the coding sequence GTGACTCGGATTGAGACGGAGCGCCTGTTGCTGGACCCCTACGTCCCGGAGCACCTGGAGGCGGCGGTGACGCTCTACGGCGATCCGGAGGTCACCCGCCACACCAAGCTGGGGTGCCTGGACCGGGTCCAGGCGAAGGAGGTCTTCGCCGGCCACCTGGCCAACTGGGCGCGCGAGGGGCGCGGCCTCTACGCGCTGAGCCTGAAGTCGACCGGCGACTTCGTCGGAGAATGCGGCTTCTTTTCGATGTCGGAGCGGCCCGAGCCCTTCCTGCGCTACGCCCTGCTGCGCCGCTACTGGGGCCGAGGCCTGGCGCGCGAGGCGATCGCGGCGGTCCTCGACCAGGGCTTCGACCGCTTCGCTCTCGGAGCGGTGATGTCGGTGGTGGAGGAGCGCAACGCGGCCTCACACCGGATCATGAGGGCACTCGGCTTTCGGCTCGACCACGATCGGGTCGCCGCCAAGGGCCGGATCTTCGTCTACGCCCTGGCCGCCGGGGACTGGGCCGCAGGCAGGGCCGAACGGAACGAATAA